The Platichthys flesus chromosome 8, fPlaFle2.1, whole genome shotgun sequence genome has a window encoding:
- the klb gene encoding beta-klotho yields the protein MLNHPAPHTLQWLSLCTLLSACCWNKVACSPGEGREIWQQPKPDPIEAQSFLHDTFPSGFLWGSGTSAFQTEGAWDQEGKGASIWDHFTHSSVTGDLGTEAPGVASDGYAHWEEDVKALELLGVRSYSFSLSWPRLFPDGNARSQPNRAAVEHYSHLIERLLEKKIEPIVTLHHWDLPQALQERYGGWKNDTLVGLFEEYAAFCFHTFGGRVRYWLTMHNPYLVAVQGYGTGLHAPGETGGPSASLIVAHNLIRAHAKAWHTYNTHFRPTQRGKVSIVLGSHWIEPQSGQATAGNVELCQESMEAVLGWFSNPIFGDGDYPVSFRSKHGALLPKFTPEEKQWVQKTADFFALSFGPYNLRLGRTLIQYGQTVSPDLRRMLSWIKLEYGDPSVLVAEGGWFSEAGLGREDTVSIYLMKSFINQVLQAIKLDGVQVFGYVAWSLVDGFEWNYGYTVRRGLFYIDFSQSNPTRTPKTSALYYRRVVADNGFLKAETSSEVKGCFPCDFHWGISDSTLQVHFYPFSPQFTDPHLYSWNVTGDGSLRPVPGVKLPIRPAQCTDYLAIRGHLRLFASTGATHYRFALNWSLILPHGDLSEVNSEALRYYRCVLTELKKLNLEAVVILYYPTHRAPNLGLPFPIHASGGWLNHSTVEAFQEYAALCYEQLGSWVGYWITINEPNRLVDVYSDGKEKHQAAHNLLLAHAKAWRLYDKGQYREQRGMVSLALHADWAEPANPFLDSHTAAAQRFLLFELGRFLDPLLGTRYEEKHSEGGYPQEMKAYLEERVRVMGLPESPLPSFTDTEKEELRGALNFIALNHFTTRLVSPYPHAQAGSQQKKQPPDHDCLTLSDPTWPSSSLGQALVPWGLRSILNWVSHRYGGALPIIVTASGVDDQAPLEDKLRQHYLRSYLQEALKAQQLDGVNLQGFYMWKLQDRHVPQFGLFTSTNHQSKAKASVAVYREIITHSGFPEDDTALTCRFSELHERCSVCAWMLKNKTMLVFGGCLLITAVMMAALIISVIVAKRNQARGEGRRTDRMHRRRRRGKRVPVFSCPPVVKCKR from the exons ATGCTGAACCATCCAGCTCCTCACACACTCCAGTGGCTCTCGCTGTGCACCCTGCTGTCGGCGTGTTGCTGGAACAAGGTCGCCTGTTCACCTGGGGAGGGCAGGGAGATTTGGCAGCAGCCCAAGCCAGACCCCATCGAAGCCCAGTCTTTCCTTCATGACACCTTCCCCTCAGGATTCCTCTGGGGCTCAGGGACGTCTGCCTTCCAGACAGAAGGAGCCTGGGACCAGGAGGGGAAGGGAGCGTCCATATGGGACCATTTCACCCACTCCTCTGTCACTGGTGATTTGGGCACCGAGGCTCCTGGAGTAGCCAGCGATGGCTATGCTCACTGGGAAGAAGATGTCAAGGCTCTGGAGTTGCTGGGTGTGAGATCatactccttctctctctcatggCCCAGGTTGTTTCCTGATGGGAACGCCAGGAGCCAGCCCAACAGGGCTGCTGTGGAGCATTACAGCCACCTCATAGAGAGGCTACTGGAGAAGAAAATCGAGCCCATCGTCACTCTGCATCACTGGGACCTGCCACAGGCCCTGCAGGAGCGATATGGAGGCTGGAAGAATGACACACTGGTGGGACTGTTCGAGGAGTATGCTGCCTTTTGTTTCCACACATTTGGGGGTCGTGTTAGATACTGGCTCACGATGCATAACCCGTACCTGGTGGCTGTGCAGGGGTACGGGACAGGTTTGCACGCCCCTGGAGAGACAGGGGGTCCCTCTGCTTCTCTTATCGTGGCCCACAACCTGATCAGG GCACATGCCAAAGCATGGCACACCTACAACACCCACTTTCGCCCTACTCAGAGGGGTAAAGTATCCATTGTTCTAGGATCCCACTGGATCGAACCTCAGAGTGGCCAGGCCACAGCCGGCAATGTTGAGCTGTGCCAGGAGTCAATGGAGGCTGTGCTTGGCTGGTTCTCCAACCCAATCTTTGGAGACGGGGACTATCCGGTGTCTTTCAGATCCAAGCATGGGGCTCTCCTGCCCAAGTTCACCCCTGAGGAGAAGCAGTGGGTGCAGAAAACAGCCGACTTCTTCGCTCTGTCTTTCGGGCCTTACAACCTTCGTCTGGGTAGGACCCTGATCCAGTATGGGCAGACTGTGTCCCCAGACCTGAGGCGCATGTTGAGCTGGATAAAGCTGGAGTATGGGGACCCGAGTGTGCTGGTGGCTGAGGGAGGCTGGTTCTCTGAAGCAGGGTTGGGAAGGGAGGACACAGTGTCCATTTATCTGATGAAGAGTTTTATCAACCAGGTCCTGCAAG CGATTAAGTTGGATGGAGTGCAGGTGTTTGGCTACGTCGCCTGGTCATTGGTGGATGGATTTGAGTGGAATTATGGCTACACTGTCAGACGAGGCCTTTTCTACATTGACTTCAGCCAATCAAACCCAACCAGGACCCCCAAGACGTCTGCTCTGTACTACAGACGTGTTGTCGCTGACAACGGCTTCCTCAAAGCTGAAACCTCCAGTGAGGTCAAGGGGTGTTTCCCATGTGACTTTCACTGGGGTATTTCTGACTCCACTTTACAG GTCCACTTCTACCCTTTCTCACCACAGTTTACTGACCCACATCTATACAGCTGGAATGTGACGGGAGACGGATCATTACGTCCCGTCCCAGGGGTGAAGCTCCCCATTAGACCAGCCCAGTGCACTGACTATTTGGCGATTCGTGGTCATCTTCGCTTGTTCGCATCCACTGGGGCAACACACTACCGCTTCGCCCTAAACTGGTCTCTGATTTTACCCCATGGTGACCTCTCTGAGGTGAACTCCGAGGCATTGAG GTATTACCGCTGTGTCCTGACCGAGCTCAAGAAGCTAAACCTCGAGGCAGTCGTGATCCTCTACTACCCCACCCACAGAGCTCCAAATCTTGGTTTGCCATTTCCAATCCATGCCTCTGGGGGCTGGCTCAACCACAGCACAGTAGAAGCTTTTCAGGAATATGCCGCTCTTTGCTACGAGCAGCTGGGGTCCTGGGTTGGATACTGGATCACCATCAATGAGCCTAACAGACTCGTAGATGTTTATTCTGATGGGAAAGAAAAGCATCAAGCAGCTCATAATCTTCTTCTGGCTCATGCGAAAGCGTGGAGGTTATATGATAAGGGACaatacagagagcagagaggaatgGTATCACTTGCACTGCATGCGGACTGGGCTGAGCCGGCCAACCCCTTCCTTGACTCGCATacggcagcagcacagagattCCTCTTGTTTGAACTCGGTCGCTTTTTAGACCCGCTACTGGGAACAAGATATGAGGAGAAGCATAGCGAGGGGGGGTACCCACAAGAAATGAAGGCATACCTGGAGGAGAGAGTTCGGGTGATGGGCCTTCCTGAATCTCCTCTACCTAGTTTTACTGACacggagaaggaggagctgagaggggCTTTGAATTTTATAGCACTGAACCATTTTACCACCCGGTTGGTGTCTCCTTATCCTCACGCACAGGCTGGTTCTCAGCAGAAGAAACAACCCCCTGATCATGACTGTCTGACCCTCTCTGATCCCACCTGGCCTTCATCCAGTCTGGGGCAGGCTCTCGTACCCTGGGGCCTGAGAAGTATCCTGAACTGGGTGAGCCACAGATATGGAGGCGCTCTACCCATTATTGTGACAGCCAGCGGGGTCGATGATCAGGCTCCCTTAGAGGACAAACTCAGGCAGCACTACCTCAGGAGTTACCTGCAAGAGGCTCTGAAAG CTCAACAGTTAGATGGGGTCAACCTGCAGGGCTTCTACATGTGGAAACTGCAAGATCGACACGTCCCACAGTTCGGCCTTTTCACTTCGACCAATCACCAGTCCAAAGCCAAGGCCTCTGTCGCCGTCTACAGAGAAATCATCACCCACAGCGGTTTCCCAGAGGACGACACTGCTCTGACCTGCAGGTTCAGCGAGCTGCACGAACggtgctctgtgtgtgcatggatgCTCAAGAACAAAACCATGTTGGTTTTCGGAGGCTGCCTCCTGATAACAGCTGTGATGATGGCAGCGCTCATCATCTCAGTCATCGTCGCCAAGAGAAACCAAGCAAGGGGTGAagggaggaggacggacaggatgcacaggaggaggaggagagggaaaagagtTCCTGTATTCTCATGTCCGCCTGTCGTTAAGTGCAAACGGTAG